The following proteins come from a genomic window of Nostoc sp. TCL26-01:
- a CDS encoding reverse transcriptase domain-containing protein, producing the protein MVRHDRNISELWKSLPWKKFRANLFRLQRRVFKAVLAGDKRKAMSLQKLILKSRAARFLAIRQVTQLNAGKKTAGIDGKTALTYEERFHLELSLRQPNWYHNKLRQIPIPKKDGSTRYLKVPTIADRAWQCLAKYALEPAHEATFHAQSYGFRTGRSAHDAQKQIFQNLSSHANGINKRILELDIEKCFDRINHSTIMENLTAPKGLKLGIFRCLKAGINPEFPEQGTCQGGVVSPLLANIALNGIEDIHKYHVKRGCKITANTPTKDIVNACVRYADDMVFFLRPEDNATLILDRISQFLAIRGLKVSKKKTKLTASTDGFDFLGWRFYVQQNGKFKSVPSEENYKAFRNKVKNIVNSSNYGATVKAQKLSPIVRGWRNYHKFCKMDGAKWNLYHIQYRAFKVFNRETKLDHKSSKKLLDQAFPLVPYSENRHTKVKGNKSPFDGDLVYWSERNSKLYDGITSKLLRKHSHTCGYCGHKLTSIERVHLHHLDGNHGNCKVSNLMVVHESCHDYIHMGKRERELRSTTPIGREVTEEYLENHPW; encoded by the coding sequence ATGGTTAGACACGATAGAAATATCAGTGAACTATGGAAATCACTACCCTGGAAGAAATTTCGGGCGAATCTTTTCCGCTTACAAAGAAGAGTGTTTAAAGCTGTTCTAGCTGGAGACAAGCGTAAAGCAATGTCCCTACAAAAGCTAATCCTGAAATCTCGTGCGGCTAGGTTTCTGGCAATTCGTCAAGTAACACAGCTAAACGCTGGGAAAAAGACTGCGGGAATTGATGGTAAAACTGCCTTAACTTATGAGGAGAGATTTCACCTCGAACTGTCACTCAGACAGCCAAACTGGTATCACAACAAACTCAGACAGATACCAATACCCAAGAAAGACGGCTCCACCAGATACCTGAAAGTTCCAACTATTGCAGACAGGGCTTGGCAATGTCTAGCCAAATACGCATTAGAACCAGCGCACGAAGCCACCTTTCATGCCCAAAGCTACGGATTTAGAACGGGGCGCTCTGCCCATGATGCCCAAAAACAGATTTTCCAAAATCTCAGTTCCCATGCAAACGGCATCAACAAAAGAATCCTTGAGCTTGACATAGAAAAGTGCTTCGACAGAATAAATCACTCAACCATCATGGAAAACCTGACTGCCCCAAAAGGGCTAAAACTGGGGATATTCCGATGCCTAAAAGCAGGAATCAACCCGGAATTTCCAGAACAAGGTACTTGTCAAGGTGGGGTAGTGAGTCCACTGTTAGCAAATATCGCTCTGAATGGTATAGAAGATATACACAAATATCACGTCAAAAGAGGATGCAAAATTACAGCCAATACCCCCACAAAGGATATTGTCAATGCCTGTGTCCGATACGCCGATGATATGGTATTTTTCCTAAGACCTGAAGACAATGCAACTCTAATACTTGACCGCATCAGCCAATTCCTAGCAATAAGAGGGCTAAAAGTTAGCAAGAAAAAGACAAAGCTTACCGCTTCGACAGATGGTTTTGACTTTCTCGGTTGGCGATTCTACGTCCAACAAAACGGAAAATTTAAAAGTGTTCCCTCAGAGGAAAACTACAAAGCATTCCGCAACAAAGTCAAGAACATCGTCAATAGCTCGAATTATGGCGCTACTGTGAAAGCTCAAAAGCTTTCCCCAATAGTCAGAGGATGGCGAAATTACCATAAGTTCTGTAAGATGGACGGTGCTAAATGGAACCTCTATCACATACAATACAGAGCTTTTAAGGTGTTTAACCGGGAAACAAAACTTGACCACAAATCTAGTAAGAAGTTGCTAGACCAAGCGTTTCCACTGGTTCCTTACTCCGAAAACCGTCACACCAAAGTCAAAGGAAATAAATCCCCTTTTGATGGAGATTTAGTTTACTGGAGTGAACGTAACAGTAAACTATACGACGGCATTACCTCGAAACTATTAAGGAAGCACAGCCATACTTGTGGGTATTGTGGTCACAAATTGACTTCAATTGAACGAGTGCATCTACATCACTTAGACGGTAATCACGGCAACTGCAAGGTATCAAACCTCATGGTAGTACACGAAAGCTGCCACGATTACATCCACATGGGCAAAAGGGAAAGGGAGCTACGTTCTACAACGCCAATTGGTCGGGAAGTTACCGAGGAATATCTAGAAAATCATCCTTGGTAA
- a CDS encoding alkaline phosphatase: protein MEFINSDRFLITQCKRRNFLLGAGFLTGLAVASQLRPVMAQTRFSGYPFSLGVASGDPLPDSVVLWTRLAPDPLNGGGVSPINIPVQWRIAKDENLTQVVQQGTVIATPELGHSVHVDVRGLEPERWYWYQFQVGNEVSPIGRTRTAPALFSSVQKLNFAFVSCQDWQNGYYTAYKHMADEELDLVVHLGDYIYEYGPQSGGPRQHNSPEIVTLADYRNRHALYKTDQNLQAVHAAFPWIVTWDDHEVENNYANFIPEDNQSQQAFVTRRANAYQAYYEHMPLRLSSLPKKASMQLYRRLTFGDLAEFNVLDTRQYRTDQPCNDGLKPLCNAALDSKATMTGARQEGWLLRGLDQSKARWNVIAQQTMLAQVDFNADPGVQLFNVDQWDGYVAARNRLLNFLNQRKPSNPIVITGDIHSSWVHDLKSDFNNPLSATVGTEFVGTSITSDFPTSFIRPVQAALRDNPHIKFFDGAFRGYVRCQLTQERWQSDYRAVSTITEENASISTLASFVVENGQPGAKKV from the coding sequence ATGGAATTTATCAATAGCGATCGCTTCCTCATAACCCAGTGTAAACGACGCAATTTTTTGTTGGGTGCAGGATTCTTGACGGGATTAGCAGTAGCTAGTCAATTGCGCCCTGTGATGGCGCAAACTCGTTTTTCTGGCTATCCCTTCAGTCTGGGTGTGGCTTCTGGAGATCCCTTACCCGATAGCGTGGTTTTATGGACAAGGCTAGCACCAGATCCTTTAAATGGTGGCGGCGTTTCACCAATCAATATTCCGGTGCAGTGGCGCATTGCTAAGGATGAAAATTTAACTCAAGTGGTGCAGCAAGGAACGGTGATAGCGACACCAGAGTTAGGACATTCGGTACACGTTGATGTACGGGGGCTAGAACCTGAACGTTGGTACTGGTATCAATTTCAAGTAGGGAACGAAGTCAGCCCCATTGGTAGGACACGCACAGCCCCAGCCCTGTTTAGTTCTGTTCAGAAGTTAAATTTCGCTTTTGTCTCTTGTCAAGACTGGCAGAATGGCTACTACACAGCCTACAAACATATGGCTGATGAAGAACTCGACCTAGTTGTCCATTTAGGTGACTACATTTATGAGTATGGGCCACAATCAGGAGGGCCACGTCAGCATAATAGTCCAGAAATAGTTACCCTAGCAGACTACCGCAATCGTCACGCTTTATATAAAACAGACCAAAATTTACAAGCTGTTCATGCGGCTTTTCCCTGGATAGTTACCTGGGATGATCATGAAGTCGAGAACAACTATGCTAATTTCATTCCCGAAGATAACCAAAGTCAACAAGCATTTGTAACTCGACGAGCTAATGCTTACCAAGCATATTACGAACATATGCCTTTGCGCCTATCTTCCTTACCAAAGAAAGCTAGTATGCAGCTTTATCGGCGGTTAACATTCGGTGACTTGGCTGAGTTTAACGTCCTAGATACTCGTCAGTATCGCACAGATCAACCTTGTAATGATGGACTTAAACCTCTTTGCAATGCAGCTTTAGATTCCAAAGCCACAATGACGGGTGCGAGACAAGAGGGTTGGTTATTGAGAGGTTTAGATCAATCCAAAGCTAGATGGAATGTGATTGCTCAACAAACCATGCTAGCTCAGGTTGATTTTAATGCTGATCCAGGAGTACAGTTATTCAATGTGGATCAGTGGGATGGATATGTAGCTGCTCGTAATCGGCTATTGAACTTTTTAAATCAGCGCAAACCTTCTAACCCCATTGTGATTACTGGAGATATTCATTCTAGCTGGGTGCATGATTTAAAGAGTGACTTTAATAATCCACTGTCAGCAACCGTGGGGACTGAATTTGTCGGTACTTCCATCACATCTGACTTTCCTACTTCTTTCATCCGTCCAGTGCAAGCTGCATTGAGAGATAATCCCCATATTAAATTTTTTGATGGAGCTTTTCGGGGTTATGTTCGTTGCCAACTAACTCAGGAACGCTGGCAAAGTGATTACCGTGCAGTTTCTACCATCACGGAGGAGAACGCTTCTATTAGTACCTTAGCCTCGTTTGTGGTGGAGAACGGGCAACCAGGTGCAAAAAAGGTGTGA
- a CDS encoding DevA family ABC transporter ATP-binding protein — protein METIKTSQPVISVQNLDHYFGSGQLRKQVLFNINLEINVGEIVIMTGPSGSGKTTLLTLVGGLRSAQTGSLRILGKELCGANNQQLTQARRNHGYIFQAHNLHGSLTALQNVRMGLEIQPHISPQEMLSRSQAALEAVGLGNRLNYYPDNLSGGQKQRVAIARALVSQPKIVLADEPTAALDKQSGRDVVELMQKLAKEQGCTILLVTHDNRILDIADRIVYMEDGHLVRDGVSLSIVNSQ, from the coding sequence ATGGAAACTATTAAGACTTCTCAGCCTGTTATTTCGGTTCAAAATCTTGACCATTACTTTGGTAGTGGGCAACTACGAAAGCAAGTTTTATTTAATATCAACCTCGAAATTAATGTCGGGGAAATTGTGATTATGACAGGGCCTTCGGGTTCTGGGAAAACGACATTGTTAACTTTGGTGGGTGGATTGCGTTCTGCTCAAACGGGGAGTTTACGTATTTTAGGTAAAGAACTCTGCGGTGCGAATAATCAACAATTAACCCAAGCACGACGTAATCATGGCTATATCTTCCAAGCTCATAACTTGCATGGTAGCTTGACAGCTTTACAAAATGTCAGGATGGGTTTGGAAATACAACCGCACATTTCCCCTCAAGAAATGTTGAGTCGTTCCCAAGCAGCCTTAGAAGCAGTAGGTTTAGGAAATCGCCTCAATTACTACCCAGATAACTTATCAGGAGGGCAAAAACAACGGGTAGCGATCGCTCGTGCTTTGGTAAGTCAGCCTAAAATAGTCTTAGCCGATGAACCAACAGCCGCACTCGATAAACAATCCGGCCGTGATGTGGTGGAATTAATGCAAAAATTAGCCAAAGAGCAAGGCTGTACAATTTTGTTAGTAACTCACGACAATCGCATTTTAGATATAGCCGACCGAATTGTCTACATGGAAGATGGTCATCTTGTGAGAGATGGTGTGAGTTTGTCAATAGTCAATAGTCAATAG
- the devC gene encoding ABC transporter permease DevC has protein sequence MLAFIQELQRRTPLGWLQLSHHKSRLLVALSGIAFADVLMFMQLGFQNALYDSNTRLNRAVLADIILISPQSRNMQNMATFSRRRLLQAADVPGVKSTEAMYIGLVTWKNPQTRRKTSVQAIGFNPEQSALDIPDVNNQLDKIKLPDTFIFDRGARGDYQEVFQQIDAGRTVTTEVDKRTISISGVFKLGASFGADGTLISSDANFLRLFPRRLPGSINLGLINVKPGYEAEQVAAALKSYLQYADVKVLTRAEYVKMEEDYWKKESPIGFIFSLGVSMGFMVGVIIVYQVLSTDVNAHIKEYATFKAMGYGNSYLLGVIFEEAIILATLGFIPGFIVPLGLYQLAANATNLPIYMTAVRALVVLLLTIIMCGLSGAIATRKLQSADPADMF, from the coding sequence ATGCTGGCATTTATTCAAGAATTACAACGACGCACACCACTAGGATGGCTACAACTTAGTCATCATAAAAGCCGTCTTTTAGTTGCTTTATCTGGTATTGCCTTTGCGGATGTTCTCATGTTTATGCAATTGGGCTTTCAAAATGCCTTGTATGACAGTAACACCCGTCTCAATCGGGCAGTACTTGCAGACATCATCCTCATCAGTCCTCAAAGCCGGAATATGCAGAACATGGCTACATTTTCTCGGCGGCGACTCTTACAAGCTGCTGATGTGCCGGGTGTCAAATCTACTGAAGCCATGTATATCGGGTTAGTTACTTGGAAAAATCCCCAAACTCGTCGGAAAACTTCAGTGCAAGCAATTGGGTTTAATCCTGAGCAATCTGCGCTGGATATTCCCGATGTCAATAATCAGTTAGATAAAATTAAATTACCAGATACTTTTATATTTGACCGTGGGGCGAGAGGGGATTATCAAGAAGTTTTTCAGCAAATTGATGCAGGTAGAACTGTAACTACAGAAGTAGATAAACGGACTATTTCTATTAGCGGAGTATTTAAATTAGGAGCTTCCTTTGGTGCTGACGGGACTTTAATTTCTAGTGATGCAAATTTTTTGCGCCTATTTCCTAGACGCTTGCCAGGAAGTATTAATTTGGGTTTAATTAATGTTAAACCAGGATATGAAGCAGAACAAGTAGCAGCAGCATTAAAATCTTATTTGCAATATGCAGATGTTAAGGTTTTAACCCGTGCAGAATATGTGAAAATGGAGGAAGATTATTGGAAGAAAGAAAGTCCTATTGGATTTATCTTCAGTTTAGGTGTGTCAATGGGATTTATGGTGGGAGTAATTATTGTTTATCAAGTTCTTTCCACTGATGTTAATGCCCATATCAAAGAATATGCCACATTCAAAGCAATGGGGTATGGTAATTCCTATCTACTAGGGGTGATTTTTGAAGAGGCAATTATTTTAGCTACCTTGGGTTTTATTCCTGGTTTTATTGTTCCTTTAGGACTTTATCAGTTGGCAGCTAATGCTACAAACTTACCCATATATATGACCGCAGTTAGGGCATTAGTTGTTTTATTATTGACCATTATAATGTGTGGTCTTTCTGGGGCGATCGCTACTCGGAAATTACAATCTGCTGACCCAGCAGATATGTTTTAA